One Anolis carolinensis isolate JA03-04 chromosome 5, rAnoCar3.1.pri, whole genome shotgun sequence DNA segment encodes these proteins:
- the mrps18c gene encoding small ribosomal subunit protein bS18m, whose product MAAVVSLAAMLRGSGRLCSVFAGFRKTSCASGAVISWRRECSSQSPQVSSQEDMPVAMENPYKEPPKKCILCGMTLDYKNIQLLSQFVSPYTGRIFGRHITGLCEKKQSELSKAIRRARKTGFMSVTYKDPTFLSDPKICNIKYPE is encoded by the exons ATGGCCGCTGTGGTCAGCTTGGCTGCCATGCTGAGGGGTTCAGGAAGGCTTTGCTCTGTCTTTGCCGGATTCAGGAAGACTTCTTGTGCTTCTGGGGCAG TTATATCATGGAGACGAGAGTGTAGTTCACAGAGCCCACAGGTGTCCAGTCAGGAAGATATG CCTGTAGCAATGGAAAATCCCTATAAAGAACCTCCTAAAAAGTGCATTTTATGTGGGATGACACTTGACTACAAGAACATACAG CTTTTATCACAGTTTGTTTCTCCATATACTGGTCGAATCTTCGGTAGACACATAACAG GCTTATGTGAAAAGAAACAATCTGAACTCTCAAAAGCTATTAGAAGGGCCCGAAAGACAG GCTTTATGTCAGTGACATATAAAGACCCAACGTTCCTCAGTGACCCTAAGATATGTAATATTAAGTATCCAGAATAA
- the abraxas1 gene encoding BRCA1-A complex subunit Abraxas 1: protein MATEGESTTALLPGFVFGALAFHHLSTDSDSEGFLLGDVKGEAKNSITDSQMDDVEVIYTIDIQKHIPCYQPFSFYNSAGKLNEALLKKILSGCKKTVVGWYKLRRNTDQAMTFRERLLHRHLQSHFSNQGLVFLLLTSSVTSSSSSTYKLEYALHKPQEGLFQKVPLVVANLGMAEQQGYRTVSGSCISSGFYRAIAKHRSEFFNEDGSLKEVHKINEMYATLQEELKNLCSKVVDSERLVEDLLTQVDQLRQVVKTKKEQIQTAEENKSHPDEPKENIFLCQALQSFFPNSGLQTSIVTLKGRQLSKHCCTIDHNIRVADQLTLMLKECSFIETETRQVMKRKATVSTSGTKPYKRLRSFQLRQKLFREDTDNNDQDGNTSNAELYEDEAREPNEYTRSPTM, encoded by the exons ATGGCCACAGAAGGGGAGAGCACCACGGCACTCTTGCCGGGTTTCGTCTTCGGCGCCTTGGCCTTCCACCATCTCAGCACCGACTCCGACTCT GAAGGTTTCCTCCTTGGGGATGTGAAGGGTGAAGCTAAAAACAGTATTACTGACTCCCAAATGGATGACGTTGAAGTTATTTATACAATTG ATATACAGAAACACATTCCATGTTACCAACCCTTCAG CTTTTACAATTCAGCCGGAAAACTGAATGAGGCATTGCTGAAGAAAATATTGTCAGGCTGCAAAAAG ACTGTGGTAGGCTGGTACAAACTCAGGCGTAATACTGACCAGGCAATGACTTTCAGAGAGCGACTCCTTCATAGACATTTACAGTCACACTTTTCAAATCAGGGTCTGGTTTTTCTGTTGCTAACTTCCAGTGTAACCTCTTCAAGTTCATCCACTTACAAACTTGAATATGCCTTGCACAAGCCACAAGAAGG TCTTTTCCAGAAAGTTCCTCTTGTTGTGGCCAATCTGGGAATGGCAGAGCAGCAAGGTTACAGAACTGTATCTGGTTCTTGTATTTCTTCTGGATTTTATAGAGCAATCGCAAAACACAG GTCAGAATTTTTTAATGAAGATGGGTCTCTAAAAGAGGTACATAAGATTAATGAAATGTATGCTACTTTGCAGGAGGAACTGAAG aaTTTGTGCAGTAAAGTAGTGGATAGTGAAAGGCTGGTAGAGGATCTGTTAACACAAGTAGATCAACTAAGACAAgtagtaaaaacaaaaaaagaacagaTACAAACTGCAG aggaaaacaaaagcCACCCAGACGAGCCAAAAGAGAATATTTTCCTTTGTCAAGCCTTACAAAGCTTTTTCCCAAACTCCGGATTACAGACAAGCATTGTTACTTTAAAAGGAAGGCAGCTCTCTAAGCACTGCTGCACCATTGACCACAACATCCGAGTAGCAGACCAACTGACATTAATGCTCAAAGAATGCAGCTTTATTGAAACTGAAACAAGGCAAGTAATGAAGCGAAAAGCGACAGTGAGTACAAGTGGAACAAAGCCTTACAAAAGGCTACGATCATTCCAACTCCGTCAGAAACTATTTCGAGAAGACACTGACAACAATGACCAAGACGGAAATACAAGCAATGCTGAACTATATGAGGATGAAGCAAGGGAACCTAATGAATACACACGTTCTCCAACTATGTAA